The proteins below are encoded in one region of Hordeum vulgare subsp. vulgare chromosome 3H, MorexV3_pseudomolecules_assembly, whole genome shotgun sequence:
- the LOC123440687 gene encoding uncharacterized protein LOC123440687, whose translation MASPSLLTVHLRGSASPPDAASSVAIEVEGGDGVDLAQVGLALGLDPATVGLNGYFLSCGSGYVSLAVTWGELLCFFAAGGQPTGADPSAPVAVDGGPAPSPPEPRVLLSTKRKSGLETENGSKKCKLQHNSSSQSKAVEELLTDVITLGLKRRLRLDEASPSKKTKQVDYSSGSEAQQPVKCSCSFASSHDKRPSDEEMVTSLSCKRVW comes from the exons ATGGCTTCGCCGTCGCTCCTGACAGTGCACCTGCGCGGGTCTGCTTCGCCGCCCGACGCCGCCTCGTCGGTGGCGATCGAGGTGGAGGGAGGTGACGGGGTGGACCTCGCGCAGGTGGGCCTCGCGCTGGGGCTGGACCCGGCCACCGTCGGCCTCAACGGCTACTTCCTCAGCTGCGGCTCTGGCTACGTCTCCTTGGCGGTCACCTGGGGCGAGCTCCTCTGCTTCTTCGCCGCGGGCGGGCAGCCCACGGGTGCCGACCCCTCCGCGCCCGTCGCCGTCGATGGCGGGCCCGCGCCTTCGCCCCCAG AGCCCAGAGTTCTTCTGTCCACAAAGCGAAAGTCTGGGTTAGAGACCGAAAATGGTTCCAAGAAGTGCAAGCTCCAACACAATAGCTCATCGCAGTCAAAAGCTGTCGAAGAGCTACTTACCGATGTGATCACCCTTGGTTTGAAGAGAAGACTCAGATTGGACGAGGCTAGTCCATCTAAGAAGACTAAACAAGTAGACTACAGCTCAGGCTCTG AAGCACAGCAGCCAGTTAAATGCTCTTGCAGCTTCGCCAGCAGTCACGACAAGCGGCCATCGGATGAGGAGATGGTCACCTCACTGTCGTGCAAGAGAGTATGGTGA
- the LOC123440688 gene encoding cytochrome P450 CYP99A1-like has product MKLSAATVFLSVVSLLILVSLLSRRSSASSKKKRPPGPWCLPLIGNLLHLLTSQPQAALRDLARKHGPVMFLRLGQVDAVVISSPAAAQEVLRDKDLTFASRPNLLASDIILYGNMDIAFAPYGAYWRTLRKLCMIELLSARKVRQLEPVRDGETRSLVRKVGAAARGGEPVNLGRLLCSCSISITAKATFGRLCDEQLQKQYMPVVEVAVKEGGGFSAGDLFPSLWFVDVATGLTRRLWRTRRQLDAIFDKMISECEAQRAEKKKTTSTKTTGDEEEHLLNVLLRIKDEGKLEVPISMTSIKAILFDMLTGGTETTSSAAEWIMSELMRNPEAMAKAQAEVRQALDGKSPEEHEGLLDKLRYTKMVIKEGLRLNPVLPLLLPRLCGETCDIGGFEVAKGTKVIVNAWAMARSPEHWPDAEEFRPERFDGGAAADFKGSQFEYLPFGSGRRMCPGDTFGLAVLELIVARLLYYFDWSLPNGMRPHELDMEMIVGSTARRKNQLHLLASPYRELPVEI; this is encoded by the exons ATGAAGCTAAGCGCAGCCACCGTCTTCCTCTCCGTCGTCTCACTGCTGATCCTTGTGTCCTTGCTTAGCCGCAGATCGTCGGCAAGTTCCAAAAAGAAACGGCCTCCAGGTCCATGGTGCCTCCCCTTGATCGGcaaccttctccacctcctcaccTCGCAGCCGCAGGCGGCGCTACGGGACCTGGCCAGGAAGCATGGCCCGGTGATGTTCCTGCGGCTGGGCCAAGTCGACGCGGTCGTGATCTCCTCGCCGGCGGCGGCGCAGGAGGTGCTCCGGGACAAGGACCTCACCTTCGCATCGCGGCCGAACCTGCTCGCGTCAGACATCATCCTCTACGGGAACATGGACATCGCCTTCGCGCCCTACGGCGCGTACTGGCGCACGCTACGCAAGCTCTGCATGATCGAGCTCCTCAGCGCGCGCAAGGTGCGGCAGCTCGAGCCTGTCCGGGACGGCGAGACCCGTTCCCTTGTCAGGAAGGTCGGCGCCGCGGCCCGAGGCGGCGAGCCGGTCAACCTCGGGAGGCTGCTCTGTTCGTGCTCGATCTCGATCACCGCCAAGGCGACGTTCGGCCGGCTGTGTGACGAGCAGCTCCAGAAGCAGTACATGCCGGTGGTAGAAGTGGCTGTGAAAGAAGGCGGAGGTTTCAGCGCCGGGGACCTCTTCCCGTCTCTGTGGTTCGTCGACGTCGCCACTGGGCTGACACGCCGACTGTGGCGAACGCGCCGTCAGCTGGACGCCATATTTGACAAGATGATCTCTGAGTGCGAGGCACAGCgagcggagaagaagaagaccacgTCGACGAAGACCACCGGAGATGAAGAAGAACACCTCCTGAATGTCTTGCTTAGGATCAAGGACGAGGGGAAGCTTGAGGTCCCCATTAGCATGACAAGCATCAAAGCAATCTTATTT GACATGCTCACCGGAGGAACGGAGACAACGTCGTCGGCCGCCGAGTGGATCATGTCGGAGCTGATGAGGAACCCCGAGGCGATGGCCAAAGCACAGGCCGAGGTTCGCCAGGCACTGGACGGCAAGAGCCCGGAAGAGCACGAGGGCCTCTTGGACAAGCTACGCTacacgaagatggtgatcaaggaGGGCTTGAGGTTGAACCCAGTGCTGCCGCTCCTTCTCCCCCGCCTCTGCGGGGAGACCTGCGACATCGGCGGGTTCGAGGTCGCCAAGGGCACCAAGGTCATCGTCAACGCGTGGGCGATGGCGCGGAGCCCCGAGCACTGGCCCGACGCGGAGGAGTTCAGGCCGGAGAGGTTCGACGGTGGCGCGGCGGCGGACTTCAAAGGCTCGCAGTTCGAGTACCTCCCGTTTGGCAGCGGGAGGAGGATGTGTCCTGGAGATACCTTTGGGCTTGCCGTGCTGGAGCTCATCGTGGCGCGACTTCTCTACTACTTCGACTGGAGCCTCCCCAATGGGATGCGGCCGCATGAGCTCGATATGGAGATGATCGTCGGCTCCACGGCGAGGAGGAAAAACCAGCTGCACCTGTTGGCGTCGCCGTACAGGGAGCTTCCCGTGGAAATCTGA